A genomic stretch from Petrimonas mucosa includes:
- a CDS encoding YceD family protein, with protein sequence MAKFSLYKIPLKNLSQGKHTYEYELDRKFFEAIDGDEVKKGHVNVTLTIKKTSSMYEFNFDLKGVVQVPCDRCLDDMDQEIDSQNRLIVKLGREYSEESDEVVIIPEEEGEINIAWFLYEFVVLDIPIKHVHEPGKCNKAMSSKLRKHRAVSRDEDDDGGEMEDDDGDFADEEEITENIDPRWEGLKGLNLE encoded by the coding sequence GTGGCAAAGTTTAGCTTATACAAGATTCCTTTAAAAAATCTTTCGCAGGGAAAACATACTTATGAGTATGAATTAGATAGAAAATTTTTCGAAGCGATTGATGGAGATGAGGTGAAGAAAGGCCATGTCAACGTAACACTGACGATCAAAAAGACATCGTCCATGTATGAGTTCAATTTTGATCTGAAGGGAGTTGTCCAGGTGCCTTGCGATCGTTGTCTCGATGATATGGATCAGGAGATAGATTCTCAAAACCGCCTGATTGTAAAGCTCGGCAGGGAATATTCCGAAGAGAGCGACGAAGTGGTGATCATCCCCGAAGAGGAGGGTGAGATCAATATCGCTTGGTTCTTGTATGAGTTTGTGGTGTTGGATATTCCCATCAAGCATGTTCATGAACCGGGAAAATGTAACAAGGCCATGTCTTCCAAGCTCCGGAAACACCGGGCGGTTAGCAGGGATGAGGATGATGATGGCGGTGAAATGGAGGATGATGATGGAGATTTTGCCGATGAGGAAGAGATTACAGAAAATATCGATCCGAGATGGGAAGGTCTGAAAGGATTAAACCTGGAATGA
- the rpmF gene encoding 50S ribosomal protein L32 — MAHPKRRQSSARQGKRRSHDHAKMPTMAICPNCGAWHIYHTVCGECGYYRGKLAIEKEVAV; from the coding sequence ATGGCACATCCAAAAAGAAGACAGTCGTCTGCAAGACAAGGAAAAAGAAGATCGCACGACCACGCCAAGATGCCAACCATGGCCATCTGCCCCAATTGCGGAGCATGGCATATCTACCACACAGTATGTGGCGAGTGCGGATATTACAGAGGAAAATTGGCAATTGAGAAAGAAGTTGCGGTATAA
- a CDS encoding beta-ketoacyl-ACP synthase III, whose product MTNLNAVITGITAAVPDYILTNEELSRMVDTSDEWIMTRVGIKERRILKGEEQGISVLGTKAVRELLEKTNTRPEEVDGVVFATTTPDHLFPSAASIVAENTGIKNAFCFDMEVACSGFVYGLEVCNGFIKTGKYRKIILIAGDKMSSVTNYTDRTTCPLFGDAAGAVMIEPTEEHLGIIDAILRADGVGYAPLQLKAGGSKYPASRDTVERNEHTVYQEGKVVFKYAVSNMAQVSLDIMERNNLTLDELDWFVPHQANIRIIDAAVTRAGIAPEKVMVNIERYGNTSAGTIPLCLWEWEKKLRKGDNIILAAFGAGFSWGSVYLKWGYDGDKVK is encoded by the coding sequence ATGACAAATTTAAACGCTGTCATCACGGGAATTACAGCAGCAGTTCCTGATTACATCCTTACCAACGAGGAGTTGTCGAGGATGGTGGATACATCCGACGAGTGGATAATGACCCGCGTGGGTATCAAGGAGAGGCGAATCCTGAAAGGGGAGGAGCAAGGTATATCTGTACTGGGAACAAAGGCTGTAAGGGAGTTGCTCGAGAAGACAAACACCCGGCCTGAAGAGGTAGACGGGGTGGTCTTTGCGACAACAACACCCGATCATCTCTTCCCCTCTGCAGCGTCAATCGTAGCCGAAAATACGGGGATAAAGAATGCTTTCTGTTTCGACATGGAGGTGGCCTGCTCCGGATTTGTCTACGGTCTTGAAGTGTGTAACGGTTTTATCAAAACCGGAAAATACAGGAAGATTATCCTGATTGCCGGAGACAAGATGTCTTCGGTAACAAACTATACCGACCGTACCACCTGTCCGCTTTTCGGTGACGCGGCAGGTGCCGTGATGATTGAGCCTACCGAAGAGCATCTGGGTATCATTGACGCGATCCTGCGTGCCGATGGAGTGGGGTACGCTCCCTTGCAGCTGAAGGCTGGCGGCAGCAAATATCCCGCTTCCCGCGATACGGTGGAACGGAATGAACATACCGTATATCAGGAGGGAAAGGTGGTGTTTAAATATGCCGTATCCAATATGGCCCAGGTTTCGCTCGACATTATGGAGCGGAATAACCTCACCCTCGATGAGCTGGATTGGTTTGTTCCCCATCAGGCCAATATCCGCATTATCGACGCGGCGGTGACTCGTGCCGGGATTGCCCCGGAGAAGGTGATGGTCAATATCGAACGTTACGGCAATACCAGCGCCGGAACAATTCCTCTCTGCCTGTGGGAGTGGGAAAAGAAGCTCCGCAAGGGCGACAATATCATCCTGGCCGCATTCGGAGCCGGTTTCTCCTGGGGGAGCGTATACCTGAAATGGGGATACGATGGCGACAAGGTGAAGTGA